A single Roseinatronobacter monicus DNA region contains:
- the cobI gene encoding precorrin-2 C(20)-methyltransferase: MSMGTLHGVGLGPGAQDLMSVRADRLVRGAGHVAFFRKAGRKGQARAIVDGMLHADAVEFPMEYPVTTEIPVADPRYNDMLSAFYTDCTAHLRGLVEAGADVVVLCEGDPFFYGSFMHLYTRLKDVIPVEVVPAITGMSGAWTATGQPITWGDDVLTVLMATLPEDVLAEKIAATDALVVMKIGRNLPKLKRALRAAGRLEDAWMVEYAQMPRQRVQRLVDADEVTPYFSIVLIHGQGRRP; this comes from the coding sequence ATGAGCATGGGCACGCTTCACGGCGTGGGCCTTGGCCCCGGCGCACAAGACCTGATGAGCGTGCGCGCCGACCGTCTGGTGCGCGGGGCGGGGCATGTTGCCTTTTTCCGCAAGGCGGGCCGCAAAGGGCAGGCGCGTGCCATTGTTGACGGAATGCTGCACGCGGATGCTGTGGAATTTCCGATGGAATACCCGGTCACCACTGAAATTCCCGTAGCAGACCCGCGCTACAACGATATGCTGTCGGCATTCTATACCGACTGCACGGCACATCTGCGCGGCTTGGTGGAAGCTGGCGCAGATGTCGTGGTGCTGTGCGAAGGCGACCCGTTTTTCTATGGCTCTTTCATGCATCTGTATACGCGGCTGAAAGATGTGATCCCTGTTGAAGTGGTGCCCGCCATCACTGGCATGTCCGGCGCATGGACAGCTACGGGCCAGCCGATCACATGGGGCGATGATGTGCTGACTGTGCTGATGGCCACCCTGCCCGAAGATGTGCTGGCCGAGAAGATTGCCGCGACCGACGCGTTGGTTGTCATGAAAATTGGCCGCAACCTGCCCAAGCTGAAACGCGCCTTGCGCGCAGCGGGGCGGCTGGAGGATGCGTGGATGGTGGAATATGCCCAAATGCCCCGCCAGCGCGTGCAACGACTGGTCGATGCCGATGAGGTGACGCCCTATTTCTCGATCGTGCTGATCCATGGGCAGGGGCGCAGACCATGA
- a CDS encoding precorrin-8X methylmutase — translation MPYTYETDGAAIYRQSFATIRAEGALARFTPDEEPIAVRMIHAAGMVGLEEFIHFSPDFAAAARTALADGAPILCDAYMVSEGVTRPRLPADNPVICTLRDPRVPDMAREMGNTRSAAALELWRPHLAGALVAIGNAPTALFHLLNMLEDPSCPRPAAIIGCPVGFVGAMESKEALWQAQPVPACIVKGRLGGSAITVAAINAIASRKE, via the coding sequence ATGCCGTATACCTATGAAACCGATGGCGCGGCGATTTATCGTCAGTCCTTCGCTACCATCCGCGCCGAAGGCGCGCTGGCCCGCTTCACCCCAGATGAAGAACCCATTGCGGTGCGCATGATCCATGCCGCGGGCATGGTCGGGCTGGAAGAGTTCATCCACTTCTCGCCCGATTTCGCCGCCGCGGCCCGCACCGCCCTTGCCGATGGTGCGCCGATCCTGTGCGATGCTTATATGGTGTCCGAAGGAGTGACACGCCCGCGCCTGCCTGCGGATAACCCGGTGATCTGCACCTTGCGCGACCCGCGCGTGCCGGACATGGCGCGCGAGATGGGCAACACGCGGTCAGCCGCAGCACTGGAATTGTGGCGCCCCCATCTGGCGGGCGCGCTGGTCGCCATTGGCAATGCGCCGACAGCGCTGTTTCACCTGCTGAACATGCTCGAAGACCCGTCCTGCCCGCGCCCTGCCGCCATTATCGGCTGCCCTGTCGGCTTTGTCGGTGCGATGGAATCAAAAGAGGCGCTGTGGCAGGCGCAGCCTGTGCCCGCGTGCATCGTCAAGGGCCGTCTGGGGGGCAGCGCGATCACGGTTGCGGCCATCAACGCGATTGCGAGTCGCAAGGAATGA
- a CDS encoding cobalamin biosynthesis protein CobG, with product MTEIEVKGWCPGALRPMRSGDGWVVRVRPRAARLTRAQALGLCEAAQTHGAGLIDLTNRANLQIRGVTDAALAPLQDTLAALDLLDSDPELESRRNILIAPDWAEGDDSARLYDQLAARLAELPALPPKMGFAMDTGPAPVLSHDPADFRIERSASGLILRAEGRALGMALDKGHEIDTLIRLADWFMASGGARAGRMARHTAPLPDWATWDVQPHPARARLAAGPAPVGLILGAAFGQIIAQDLAKVMRASDAPGLRLTPWRYLVLEGVRALPLPDSLIATPDHPALRVDACAGAPLCPQASVETRALARALAPHISSSLHVSGCAKGCARARDADITLIGREGRFDLVIAGQTRASGLNAADALAYFRGD from the coding sequence ATGACTGAGATCGAGGTGAAGGGCTGGTGCCCCGGCGCGCTGCGCCCCATGCGCTCGGGCGATGGTTGGGTGGTGCGGGTGCGCCCCCGCGCGGCACGCCTGACCCGCGCGCAGGCCTTGGGGCTGTGCGAGGCGGCACAAACGCATGGCGCAGGGCTGATTGATCTGACCAACCGCGCCAATCTGCAAATTCGCGGTGTCACCGATGCCGCACTTGCGCCCCTGCAAGATACGTTGGCCGCCCTTGACCTGCTGGACAGCGACCCTGAACTGGAATCCCGCCGCAACATCCTGATTGCCCCCGACTGGGCCGAGGGCGACGACAGTGCGCGCCTGTATGACCAGCTTGCCGCCCGTCTGGCAGAGCTGCCTGCCCTGCCTCCCAAGATGGGGTTTGCAATGGATACCGGACCTGCCCCCGTCCTGAGCCACGATCCCGCCGATTTCCGCATCGAGCGCAGCGCCAGCGGGCTGATCCTGCGCGCCGAGGGGCGCGCGCTTGGCATGGCGCTGGACAAAGGGCACGAGATTGACACCCTGATCCGGCTTGCCGATTGGTTCATGGCGTCAGGGGGCGCGCGTGCAGGGCGTATGGCGCGCCACACCGCGCCCCTGCCCGACTGGGCCACATGGGATGTGCAGCCACACCCCGCCCGCGCGCGCCTTGCCGCTGGGCCAGCGCCGGTCGGGTTGATACTGGGCGCGGCCTTTGGCCAGATCATCGCGCAGGATCTGGCCAAAGTAATGCGCGCCAGCGATGCCCCCGGCTTGCGCCTCACCCCTTGGCGCTACCTTGTGCTGGAGGGGGTGCGCGCTCTGCCCTTGCCCGACAGCCTGATCGCCACGCCCGATCATCCGGCCCTGCGGGTGGATGCCTGCGCGGGCGCCCCCCTTTGCCCCCAAGCCAGTGTCGAGACGCGCGCGCTGGCGCGTGCGCTTGCACCGCATATTTCCAGCAGTTTGCATGTCTCGGGCTGTGCGAAGGGTTGCGCACGGGCGCGCGATGCCGATATCACGCTGATTGGGCGCGAAGGGCGGTTTGATCTGGTGATTGCGGGGCAAACGCGCGCCAGCGGACTGAATGCTGCCGATGCACTTGCGTATTTCCGAGGGGACTGA